TGCGGCAGAAAGTCTGGATGTGCGAAAGCCGTTTATGCTTCGTTAAGCATAAACAGCGTGATTGAAAGTCATTCTATAGGGAGATGTACATCCCGAAGGAAGGCGGCGCAAATATGAATGTACTTAAAAGAAAGTTTCTCCTTCTCGTAGCTGGCGGTATTTTGCTACTTACAGGTTGTGTCCACAATCCAGGAGATACTACGATTGACTTAAAGCGTTCTACTGGTCCTGTGAAGGTGCAGTCAAATGGTGCATCTCCGTCAGATCTAACGGAAGGACGCCACATCGTACCTATTCGACAGCTTCAGCACACTGGGTACATTTCTCTGGAAGATCTGACGAAGGCTACAGGATATCGCGGGGCTTGGCTGAGAGATGGTTCCTATGGGGTAGGAGATCATGATGCTGCATGGATTTTCAAAGCAGGGCAGACTACAGTATCTATAGCGGGTAAGAAGATGAGAATGCCAGCATCAGCTATTAAAGAAGGAGAGCTGCTATACATTCCGGTCTCCGCTTTACAGAAGCTGTATGGAGACGTCACGGTCTTTAGGGTGGAGACCGACGACATCGCCTTTTTTCCAAAGCCTACCCCTAATGAGACGGGTGCTTCCGGCAAGAGCTTGAATTTCTCTAATGGAGAGCCTAATCTGCTGTCCCAATCGTCCACTCCTGCTGAGACCGCTGCTGCAAAAGATAGCAAGGGTGATAATGTCATTACGTTTGCTAAGAAATATCTCGGTGTTAAATATGAATTTGGTACGGGGAAGTACAGCGAGACAGGCAACTTCGACTGCTCATCCTTCACGCAATATGTTTTCAACCATTTTAACGTAGATCTTCCTAGGGTCGCTCAGCAGCAAGCAGATGGGGGAACTTATATTGCGAGGGACAATCTTCGGGCAGGGGATTTAATGTTTTTCTACGTCCCTGGACGGTTCAAGAGCAATGATACAGTCGGTCATGTCGGGATTTACATGGGGGATGAAAATATGATTCATGCAAGCCCATTGCCTGAAGACGGCGTTCAAGTTACCCCGATTAACAAGGCTTACTGGAAAGAAACTTTTATGTATGCCAAACGATTCCCTTTATAAAAAACAATTAAAAAATCAATGAAAAAGGGCTCTATCCTTAGGAAGTTCCTAGGGATAGAGCCTTTATGCGAGCGAACAAAGTTGGGTGCTACATGATAATTTCTTTAATTTCTATCGCACGGCTTACAGACAAATCAATGAATTCATCATCTACTCGAACTAGCGGGCGGAAATAGTCAGTCGGATGGGTCATTATAATGGTTCCGGACTGTCCGTTTGATAGCTCTACCTTCTTCCCAATAAAATTGGGGATCATATGTCTAATAAAAGTATGGGTGAAATCAGGGTCTAGTTCATTAAAGCTAAGCGAGTAGAGCTCCTTTAGAACAATGAGTAAATCTCTTTTCTCCTGATAAACGCGAGATGAGATCATGGCACTATAGACATCAGCTACCGCAACTACCCTAGCCAAAGGATGAATTTCATTCCCGCTTATTCCATTGGGATAACCGGTACCATCCAACCGCTCATGGTGCTGCAGGGCAGCTAGCGCGATGGCAGAATCTTTAAAAGATCTTTCTAATATATCGTACCCGTGCTGGGGATGATTTTTAATTTCCTCGTATTCCTCGTCTGAAAGTTTGGACGGCTTATTTAAGATGGCTTCAGCGATCTTACATTTGCCTACATCATGCAAGAAGCCTGCCTTGCCTGCTCTTACCGTCTCCTCCTCGTCCCAGTTGAGCCAACGAGCAATGTAATAGCTAAGCATGCCGACCTGAACGGAGTGCTGATAAGTATAGTCATCTTGGCTGTTCAGCATAAGAAGCAGGGAAACGACATCTCTTTCCGTACGGAAATTCTCAACTAGCGGCTGAAAGCTTTCTCTGACGTCTTCCTCATAAACACGACCCTCAATAAGTGCGCGCTCGAATAATTGCTCTGCCCCTGCAACTGCATCATGGTAGAGTGGGCGTAGCAATGGATTATAGTAACTATTAGTAGGTTCTGCTGCCGCTACTTCAG
This portion of the Cohnella abietis genome encodes:
- a CDS encoding C40 family peptidase, giving the protein MNVLKRKFLLLVAGGILLLTGCVHNPGDTTIDLKRSTGPVKVQSNGASPSDLTEGRHIVPIRQLQHTGYISLEDLTKATGYRGAWLRDGSYGVGDHDAAWIFKAGQTTVSIAGKKMRMPASAIKEGELLYIPVSALQKLYGDVTVFRVETDDIAFFPKPTPNETGASGKSLNFSNGEPNLLSQSSTPAETAAAKDSKGDNVITFAKKYLGVKYEFGTGKYSETGNFDCSSFTQYVFNHFNVDLPRVAQQQADGGTYIARDNLRAGDLMFFYVPGRFKSNDTVGHVGIYMGDENMIHASPLPEDGVQVTPINKAYWKETFMYAKRFPL
- a CDS encoding HD-GYP domain-containing protein, yielding MRVHITDVRSGDRLSEDIFNSFGLHVLSKGTTLNEKELSRMYQHQIDFLEIELRPNKVSEVAAAEPTNSYYNPLLRPLYHDAVAGAEQLFERALIEGRVYEEDVRESFQPLVENFRTERDVVSLLLMLNSQDDYTYQHSVQVGMLSYYIARWLNWDEEETVRAGKAGFLHDVGKCKIAEAILNKPSKLSDEEYEEIKNHPQHGYDILERSFKDSAIALAALQHHERLDGTGYPNGISGNEIHPLARVVAVADVYSAMISSRVYQEKRDLLIVLKELYSLSFNELDPDFTHTFIRHMIPNFIGKKVELSNGQSGTIIMTHPTDYFRPLVRVDDEFIDLSVSRAIEIKEIIM